Proteins encoded within one genomic window of Ascaphus truei isolate aAscTru1 chromosome 8, aAscTru1.hap1, whole genome shotgun sequence:
- the C3AR1 gene encoding C3a anaphylatoxin chemotactic receptor, producing the protein MMSLELNESHVGRGSGSMDHYSPESVVTMLLLIVTFLLGVPGNGLVMWVTGVKMTRTVNTVWFWNLAVADMTCCLSLPFSIAHEVLHGHWPYGSFLCKVLPSIIVLNMFASVFTLVAISVDRCVLVVKPVWAQNHRNTRSAGLVCLGIWLLAFLMCVPVFLYRETFIYETETHCSYNYKKADDYQYNSANADYDESLNYSYDVYESATELNMTQYSPNSDGMDFGAATQAPALSTVITVTRSVLGFFLPLLVISACYMRLAWKVRGTRFAKVGSKTRKVLPGIVLAFCVSWAPYHIIGLAMVYLDSTALRRLDHLSQGLAYTNSCVNPVLYVFMGKAFKAKMRQSMQKLLESAFSEDVTQSTCPSKSRDSGHGNTVV; encoded by the coding sequence ATGATGTCACTGGAGCTGAATGAAAGTCATGTTGGCAGAGGCTCTGGGTCAATGGATCACTACAGCCCAGAGTCAGTGGTCACCATGCTGCTATTAATTGTCACCTTCCTCCTGGGTGTGCCTGGGAATGGCCTAGTGATGTGGGTGACCGGTGTGAAGATGACACGGACGGTGAACACTGTGTGGTTCTGGAACCTCGCTGTGGCTGACATGACCTGCTGCCTGTCCCTCCCTTTCTCCATTGCCCATGAAGTCCTACATGGCCATTGGCCCTACGGTTCTTTCCTCTGCAAGGTTTTACCTTCCATCATAGTTCTCAATATGTTTGCCAGCGTTTTCACGCTGGTGGCCATTAGCGTGGACCGCTGTGTTTTGGTGGTCAAGCCCGTGTGGGCTCAGAATCACCGCAACACTCGTTCGGCTGGGCTCGTGTGCCTGGGAATCTGGCTACTGGCCTTCCTAATGTGCGTCCCTGTCTTCCTCTACCGGGAAACCTTTATATACGAGACAGAAACTCACTGCAGCTACAACTACAAGAAAGCTGATGACTACCAGTATAATAGCGCCAATGCTGACTATGATGAGAGCCTCAATTATTCTTATGATGTTTATGAGTCTGCCACAGAGCTGAATATGACCCAATATTCCCCTAATTCTGATGGGATGGACTTTGGGGCGGCCACACAGGCCCCAGCACTTTCCACTGTCATTACTGTCACCCGCTCTGTTTTGGGGTTCTTCCTACCACTACTGGTTATCTCTGCCTGCTACATGCGCTTAGCCTGGAAGGTGCGAGGTACCCGGTTTGCCAAGGTGGGCAGCAAAACCCGCAAAGTGTTACCAGGCATTGTGCTGGCTTTTTGTGTGTCCTGGGCTCCCTATCACATTATCGGGCTCGCCATGGTGTATCTGGACAGCACTGCCCTGAGGCGTTTAGACCACCTCTCACAGGGACTGGCGTACACCAACAGCTGCGTCAATCCCGTGCTTTACGTCTTCATGGGTAAAGCTTTCAAGGCCAAGATGCGCCAGTCCATGCAGAAGCTCCTCGAGAGTGCATTCAGCGAGGACGTTACACAATCCACCTGCCCCAGCAAGAGCAGAGACAGTGGCCATGGAAACACGGTTGTGTGA